Below is a window of Dietzia timorensis DNA.
CCAGGGATCGCCCGGGAACAACGCGCCGCCAGGCATCCGCGAACTCCGACGTCAGAACGAACACATCTTCGCGCCCGCGGACGACGTGCGCCCGCGAACCGATGATCCACGTGGTCACCTCCGGCGCGCGCTCGATGCGAAGCTGCGCCGGCGACGGCGCGCGCGTGCCCAGGCGCTCGTCGGCGAGCTCGGCCCACCGCACGGCAAAGCCGGTCGACGCGCCTCCCGTTGCTCCCAGCAGCTCGGCCGCCGCGGAGTCACCTGCGCGGCGCAGCTGCTCGGCGAGCCACTTGGATTCCAGGTACGTCTCGCCCTTGCCGGCGAGCTCCGCCTTGAGCGCCTGCACACCGGCCTCGCGCATCCAGCCCGCTTCGCCGGCGGCATTGCCGAATGCCCGAGCGGCCACGGCCCGGGCGCGGCACGACTCCGCCCGCACCCGCCACCACTTACCGAGGACTCCCGCCAGCTCACGTGTGTGGGGAAGGGACACACCGTCTATGACGGCGGACGCGCGCACCAGCTTGGACCCCGCGAGCCGCTGGCAGCGATTGAGAATATCCTCGCCCGGGACCTCGGGGTCGGGATCGTCCGCGGCGGCCGCCTCGACGGCAAGCCGATCGAATTGCGCGTGGATCTCGGACTCCGAGCGCGTGCGCACCTCGACCCGGCGGCCCGCCTCGAACAGAACGGTCGGCATCGTCGGAGTGGACGGATCGCCGGGGATGACGACGAGGAAGTCGACGTCGCTGCGCGCGTTGCCGAAGCCCTCGGCGAGCGAACCCTCGTGGAGAACGCCCGCGGCGGCGGGAACGTCGACGCGCGGCGCGACCGTCTCCCACAGGGCGAGGATGTCGGGGCCGGCGTAGTCGCGCGCGTCCTCCCCCGAGCCCACTGCAGGAGTAGCGGAAGGGCCCCTTCGGTCGTCGTGGTCGCCGTTCGCGGGACTGCTGTCACCATCCGCCGAGCCGGCGAGGAGCCGGATGAGTTCGTGGCGGCGCGGCTTGCCGCTGGAGGTTCGGGGGATGAACCCGCGCGAAACCTCGCGCACCTCGACCTCGCGGTCCCCGCACAGCGCGCGCAACACGGTGCGCGCGGACTCGGATTGCTCGGCGCGCGGCGTCTCGAGAGCCAGGAGTACCTTCGGCCCACCGGCCTGCGGCGCGGCCGCGGCGGCGACCCGTCCGCCGGGGAGCCCGGTCGCGTGGGCGACCGCAGCGTCGAGGTCCTCCATGAACACGGTGCGCCCACGCGTCTTCAGCGAGGTACCGATACGCCCGAGAACGTACAGTCCGCCCTCGTGGAAGAACCCCGCATCGCCTGTGCGCAGCACTCCGCGGTCGAACCGAGTCCTCTCGGGGTCGACCGGCCCGTCCAAGGCCTGGACATAGCCGTCCGCGATCGACGGCCCGGCGACGCAGATCTCGCCGACCGTGCCCGCAGGCAGCGGCGCACCATCGGGATCGCAGATGGTCACCGGCGCGTCGGCGTCTGGTGCGCCCACGCAGAACGACCAGGTGACGGCGTCGGCGCCGGGCAACGAACCGTCTGTGGCGGACCATTCGTCGGAGATTGCCGCGGGCCGGCCGATCTCCGTAGCCGGAGAGAGCGCGAGAGCCCGCATCGTCTCGCCGAGCCGCGTCCCGCACGACATGAGCGTCGATTCGGCGAGCCCGTAAGCGGGCCGAATCTGAGCGACGGTGAACCCCAGCTCGCCGAACCGCTCGAGGAACCCGGAGATGTCCGCAGCGCGCAGCGGCTCGGAACCGATGACCAACGACTTGAACCCCGATAAATCCACATCGGGAAGTTCGCGCCCGCGCAGGCGGTATGCCGCGTAGCCCAGGCCGAAGGACGGGCTCGCCGAGTGCTGGCATCGCGAGAGCATCTCCACATAGCGTTCGGGCCATCGAATGAACTGGTCCGGGCGCATCAGCTCCAGTCGTGACCTGGTCGACACCGCCAGCAGCACGATCCCCACCAGTCCCATGTCGTGGAACATCGGCAGCCACGAGCAGAACCCGTCGCCGGCCTCGAAGTCTACGTGACCTGCGATCATGTCGAGGTTGTGCGCGAGCGCCTCCCAGCTGATCACCACACCTCGCGGCGAACCCGTCGACCCGGAGGTGAATTGCAGGAGCGCGATCTCGCCGCGATCCCGGTCCGCTCCGGAATCGCCGACCCGCCCGGCCCGCGCGGCCAACGCAGCGGGGGAGACGATGTGCGCCCTCGAACCGGCGAGCTCCCGGGCCCGCTCGGCGAGCGGGGAGAAGTCGTCGCTCGCCAGCAC
It encodes the following:
- a CDS encoding DUF6001 family protein, which produces MTATSTPRSTGREERRRWADIDIARVVGWVDEPGSSAVIRALTDGGEWDCLGYDEAASRVRELGDAIAYWLASNGYGADTPVAVIAPTAVDTVIAYWAVLDSGAALVPLSPPGLGEADAAAEKIAGILEVSGAPLVLASDDFSPLAERARELAGSRAHIVSPAALAARAGRVGDSGADRDRGEIALLQFTSGSTGSPRGVVISWEALAHNLDMIAGHVDFEAGDGFCSWLPMFHDMGLVGIVLLAVSTRSRLELMRPDQFIRWPERYVEMLSRCQHSASPSFGLGYAAYRLRGRELPDVDLSGFKSLVIGSEPLRAADISGFLERFGELGFTVAQIRPAYGLAESTLMSCGTRLGETMRALALSPATEIGRPAAISDEWSATDGSLPGADAVTWSFCVGAPDADAPVTICDPDGAPLPAGTVGEICVAGPSIADGYVQALDGPVDPERTRFDRGVLRTGDAGFFHEGGLYVLGRIGTSLKTRGRTVFMEDLDAAVAHATGLPGGRVAAAAAPQAGGPKVLLALETPRAEQSESARTVLRALCGDREVEVREVSRGFIPRTSSGKPRRHELIRLLAGSADGDSSPANGDHDDRRGPSATPAVGSGEDARDYAGPDILALWETVAPRVDVPAAAGVLHEGSLAEGFGNARSDVDFLVVIPGDPSTPTMPTVLFEAGRRVEVRTRSESEIHAQFDRLAVEAAAADDPDPEVPGEDILNRCQRLAGSKLVRASAVIDGVSLPHTRELAGVLGKWWRVRAESCRARAVAARAFGNAAGEAGWMREAGVQALKAELAGKGETYLESKWLAEQLRRAGDSAAAELLGATGGASTGFAVRWAELADERLGTRAPSPAQLRIERAPEVTTWIIGSRAHVVRGREDVFVLTSEFADAWRRVVPGRSLAWHLDGDSARADVLEWALDLGLVRLSVRAGQEWREVRPAMSMVAEAKAVSPPVVSAVPALTLAGATTANSRVPFVRSALRAEDFAACGMALVWSLMVTENAREDLDGALRSEQWGVASAAAARVVLLSSRLVLTSCGVYPLPADVQPARSLRTLCPPSPQLDSLAGTVDDLLGELTSAEAIRADPAGLTARIDELVRAVRELAIGAGFPSSFDGPAQWNATLKIAYDWLRLGGYLDATLPLDEARDLVESGGQQPHAGIDTTEGDIP